From a single Miscanthus floridulus cultivar M001 chromosome 8, ASM1932011v1, whole genome shotgun sequence genomic region:
- the LOC136469411 gene encoding uncharacterized protein — protein MSSCKSCFFRMEHAREAEMSRQVAELERELESTRRESQDRAMELLVAERAIAAERGLEAAETEVALQSTLETLEMEWKARSEVDQEVLTLRGRVLGTEELNAQLHEQVTRQEEGLSILENTHLDLGRKVGSLEQDLETARATIGQNAEALAKSLEERCALEGDLD, from the exons atgtcgagctgCAAGTCTTGTTTCTTCCGGATGGAGCATGCCCGGGAGGCCGAGATGTCACGGCAGGTCGCCGAGCTCGAGCGCGAGCTGGAGTCCACCCGCCGCGAGTCCCAAGACCGAGCGATGGAGCTGCTCGTGGCGGAGCGGGCGATCGCCgccgagcgggggcttgaggcggcgGAGACCGAGGTGGCGCTCCAAAGTACCCTGGAGACCCTGGAGATGGAgtggaaggcccggtcggaggtcgaccaggaagtgctcacgcTTCGGGGCCGGGTGCTTGGGACTGAGGAGTTGAACGCCCAGTTGCACGAGCAGGTGACTCGAcaggaggagggactctccatcctcgagaacacccaccttg ATCTGGGCAGAAAGGTTGGGTcgttggagcaggacctagagacagCTAGGGCAACAATTGGCCAGAACGCGGAggcactagccaagtcccttgaagagcgatgtgctctcgaagGGGACCTCGACTAG